One part of the Cyclobacteriaceae bacterium genome encodes these proteins:
- a CDS encoding YqgE/AlgH family protein → MEFFNYKNKIKPERGRLLISEPFLPDPNFERTVVLLCEHTEEGSFGFVLNKPSIMKAGDVMDELKNFDHEIYVGGPVQQDTLHFIHRTQSIENGVEILNGIYWGGTFDQVLTLSDTHQLFPADIKFFLGYSGWDAGQLEEELEQNSWIVCNFVSEDLLFETESGMMWRKALDNMGGRFSVYANYPVDPRLN, encoded by the coding sequence GTGGAATTTTTCAATTATAAGAACAAAATCAAGCCTGAACGAGGGCGACTGTTAATTTCAGAACCCTTTCTGCCCGATCCTAATTTTGAACGAACCGTTGTATTGCTTTGCGAACACACCGAAGAAGGTTCCTTTGGTTTTGTGCTGAACAAACCATCCATTATGAAAGCCGGTGATGTGATGGACGAATTAAAAAATTTCGATCACGAAATATATGTTGGTGGCCCTGTTCAGCAGGACACCCTTCATTTTATTCACCGTACACAATCCATTGAAAATGGAGTTGAAATATTGAATGGGATTTATTGGGGCGGAACATTCGATCAGGTTTTGACACTTTCTGATACACACCAGTTGTTCCCTGCCGACATCAAATTCTTTTTAGGGTATAGCGGTTGGGATGCGGGGCAATTGGAGGAAGAACTGGAGCAGAATTCGTGGATCGTTTGCAACTTTGTTTCTGAAGACCTTCTCTTTGAAACTGAATCGGGAATGATGTGGCGAAAAGCCCTGGATAACATGGGCGGCCGGTTTTCCGTTTATGCTAACTACCCGGTTGATCCACGGCTCAATTAG